In Juglans microcarpa x Juglans regia isolate MS1-56 chromosome 8D, Jm3101_v1.0, whole genome shotgun sequence, the following are encoded in one genomic region:
- the LOC121242234 gene encoding uncharacterized protein LOC121242234, whose translation MAIGASIRCGQIGHMIWDCLQITHGGASTPSAKPKIVAKAKVYAITPGEVDLEADETADAGVITGASRSFISSRCVRQCELKAEPMSQKVLVAISDGKVISCTSVVKNCLLEIANLVLIADLIVFHLIEFDLLLGKQWLSRHYAKIDC comes from the exons ATGGCCATAGGAGCATCTATCAGATGTGGTCAGATCGGCCATATGATCTGGGATTGTCTACAGATTACGCATGGAGGAGCGTCAACGCCAAGCGCTAAACCCAAGATTGTTGCGAAAGCCAAGGTTTATGCTATTACACCAGGAGAGGTAGACCTAGAAGCTGATGAGACGGCAGATGCGGGAGTGATTACTG GAGCATCAAGGTCTTTTATCTCTAGTAGATGCGTGCGACAGTGTGAGCTCAAGGCTGAGCCAATGTCTCAAAAAGTTTTAGTAGCTATTTCAGATGGGAAAGTAATTAGTTGCACAAGTGTAGTTAAGAATTGCCTGTTGGAAATCGCAAACTTAGTTTTGATCGCGGATTTGATTGTCTTCCATTTGATAGAATTTGACCTACTCCTAGGAAAGCAATGGTTGTCTAGGCATTATGCGAAGATAGACTGTTGA
- the LOC121242235 gene encoding uncharacterized protein LOC121242235: MIRERMKAAQNRQKSYADNRQRNLEFAVGDWVYLKVLPMKRVICFGKKGKLSPRYVGPFEVIKRVGLVAYGLDLPAEVKGIHNVFHVSTLKKSFGERWPVVMELDEIWLQPNLSYKEWPMQIVDSNEQELRNRKIPLVKILEEGFIFDKHYHVRSNNRGVARRKQKEEIYAILMRGRIESHNGRTRE; the protein is encoded by the exons ATGATTCgagaaagaatgaaagcagccCAGAACAGGCAGAAAAGCTATGCCGATAATCGACAGAGGAATCTGGAGTTTGCAGTAGGAGATTGGGTATACCTCAAAGTATTACCCATGAAACGAGTCATATGTTTCGGTAAAAAGGGAAAGTTGAGTCCTCGATACGTAGGACCCTTTGAGGTAATCAAAAGAGTTGGTCTAGTAGCTTATGGATTGGATTTGCCAGCAGAAGTGAAGGGAATACATAATGTATTTCATGTGTCAACCTTAAAGAAAAGCTTTGGAGAAAGATGGCCAGTGGTAATGGAGCTCGACGAGATTTGGCTTCAACCCAACCTGTCTTATAAAGAATGGCCAATGCAGATTGTGGATAGCAATGAACAAGAGTTGAGGAATAGGAAGATACCTCTAGTAAAA ATTCTCGAGGAAGGCTTCATTTTCGACAAGCATTACCACGTGAGGAGCAACAACCGTGGTGTAGCTCGAAGgaagcagaaagaagaaatctaCGCAATTTTGATGAGAGGCAGAATCGAGTCGCACAACGGAAGAACGCGTGAGTAG
- the LOC121243042 gene encoding universal stress protein A-like protein, protein MAEIVRGGVAEKKVMLAIDESENSHYALVWALDNLKESLTKSPLVIFMAQPPTKSTYTFAASLGSARLYCPVSATPDFVTSVKDKQKKLTLALLEKAKEICASRGVNAETVTEVGHPTTAICDAVEKLNIKLLILGEHVLGKIERAFLGSVSSYCVQNAKCPVLVVKKP, encoded by the exons ATGGCTGAGATAGTGAGAGGAGGAGTAGCAGAGAAGAAGGTGATGCTGGCTATTGATGAGAGCGAGAACAGCCACTATGCTCTCGTTTGGGCACTCGATAATCTCAAAGAATCGTTAACGAAATCGCCGCTTGTGATCTTCATGGCTCAACCTCCGACCAAAAGTACTTACACCTTCGCCGCGTCTCTCGGTTCTGCTCGCTTGTACTGCCCTGTTTCAGCCA CTCCAGACTTTGTTACCTCTGTCAAAGACAAACAAAAGAAGCTTACCTTGGCTCTTCTGGAGAAAGCCAAGGAGATATGCGCTAGTCGTGGG GTAAATGCAGAGACAGTTACGGAGGTAGGGCATCCTACTACAGCCATATGTGATGCAGTTGAAAAGCTCAACATCAAATTACTTATTTTGGGTGAGCATGTCCTTGGAAAAATTGAAAG GGCTTTTCTAGGGAGTGTGAGCAGCTACTGTGTTCAGAATGCAAAGTGCCCTGTCCTTGTTGTGAAGAAACCTTAG